The Thalassophryne amazonica chromosome 6, fThaAma1.1, whole genome shotgun sequence genome includes a region encoding these proteins:
- the LOC117512851 gene encoding transmembrane protein 269-like: MILLTSSSDFFQCTNKFFLSEQAAGIQLKEFARKNAANALSVTNMVMGMASILSSLNGHHHAACWLVLTGYLLDLADGAVARRLDACSALGEKLDDFADFTTFGIATSLLLRTTDLLGDIMCMCYVLSVFVRLCFFSSGIPFMYRGLPCVYSSAILASASLLSGGNMAVLQVIKVAMILFMITETFYPHDRVLESQAWKKVVYAGGVVMVFCSSFPPACVYYLLWSVSYVLFPTSLWNRKV; the protein is encoded by the exons ATTTCTTCCAGTGCACCAACAAGTTCTTTCTGAGTGAACAGGCTGCAGGGATCCAGCTCAAAGAGTTTGCACGTAAAAATGCAGCAAATGCACTGTCAGTTACCAACATGGTCATGGGCATGGCCTCCATTCTCAGCAGTCTTAACGG ACACCAtcatgctgcttgttggctggtTCTTACTGGCTACCTGCTGGATTTGGCAGATGGAGCAGTTGCCAGGCGACTTGATGCCTGCTCAGCACTGG GTGAAAAACTCGATGATTTTGCTGATTTCACCACCTTTGGAATCGCCACATCATTGCTACTGAGGACAACGGACTTGCTGGGCGACATCATGTGCATGTGTTACGTCCTGTCCGTCTTTGTGCGCCTCTGTTTCTTCTCAAGCG GGATTCCATTCATGTACCGTGGTCTGCCATGTGTCTACTCCTCTGCAATCCTGGCCAGTGCCTCTCTGCTGTCAGGGGGCAACATGGCTGTGCTACAGGTCATCAAGGTGGCCATGATCCTCTTCATGATCACTGAGACTTTCTATCCCCATGACAGGGTCCTGGAGTCTCAGGCCTGGAAAAAAGTGGTTTATGCTGGAG GTGTGGTCATGGTGTTCTGCTCATCCTTCCCTCCTGCGTGCGTCTACTACCTGCTTTGGTCTGTCTCCTACGTTTTGTTCCCGACATCTCTTTGGAACAGAAAAGTCTAA